In Lacinutrix sp. Bg11-31, the DNA window AAATGTATGTATGAATTGTCATAAATCAATATACGAAGTTGCTCCAGAGACACAATCTGAAGGATTGGCTGAGTATGGTGTAGACTATAATTCCGAAATCAAAAAACTATACAAAGCTGTTGGTTGGAATGACGGAGAACAAAAATATACAGGTGAAACGAGTCCAGTAAAATGGACACGAATTCATAACTTGCCAGACTTTGCTTACTTTAATCATTCACAACACGTGTCTGTTGCAGGTGTAGAATGTCAAACATGTCATGGTCCAGTTGAAGAAATGGAAGTTATGTATCAATTTGCTCCATTAACAATGGGTTGGTGTATTAACTGTCACAGAGAAACAAATGTAAACGTGAAAGACAATGAATACTATACTAAAATTCACAATCAACTATCTAAAAAATATGGTGTTGAGGAGTTGACAGCAGCTCAGATGGGTGGATTAGAATGTGGTAAGTGTCATTACTAACTATAGAATAGTTTTTCTTTTCGCTAAAGCGGAAAATTTTAAAAAATAAATTAAGAAGTAATCCAATTATATAATATGTCATCAAACAAGAAATACTGGAAAAGTGTTGAGGAGCTAAAAGATAGCTCTATTGTTGAGGCGCTAAAACAAAACGAGTTTGTAAATGAAATTCCAAATGATGAGTTTCTTGGAGACAAGGAAACATTAGAGGCATCTTCTACAACGCGTCGCGATTTCTTAAAGTACGTAGGTTTTAGTACAGCTGCAGCTTCTTTAGCAGCATGTGAAGGACCAGTAATTAAATCAATACCTTACGTAGTACAGCCAGATTCTATTATTCCAGGTGTTGCTAATTATTATGCAACAACTATTGCAGATGGTTTTGATTTTGCAAGTGTTTTAGTAAAAACTCGAGAAGGTCGTCCAATTAAAATTGAAAACAATAATCTTGGTACTACAAATGGTGGTGCAAATGCAAGAGTTAATGCATCAGTTTTAGGTTTGTATGATAGCTTAAGAGTACAAGGCCCAATGAAAGGTGAAGCCGCTATTTCATGGTCTGCTTTTACTTCTGAAACGACTCAGAAATTAAATGCATTAAAAGACAGTGGAAAGCAAATTGTGTTATTAACACAAACATATGCAAGTCCAACAACGTCTAAGTTAATTGCAGAATTCAAAGAAAAGTACGGAAATGTAAATCATGTAGTTTATGACGCTGTTTCAGAGTCTGCTGCATTAGATGCATTTCAAGCAAAATATAAAGAAAGAGGCTTAGCTGATTATGATTTTTCACTAGCAGCAACAATTGTTGCCTTTGGCGCAGATTTCTTAGGAGATTGGCAAGGTGGTGGATTTGATTCGGCATATTCACAAGGACGCGTTCCAACAAACGGAAAAATGTCTCGCCATATTCAGTTTGAATCTAATATGTCTTTAGCTGGAGCAAATGCAGATAAACGTGTGCCTTTAACACCAAGTCAGCAAAAATTAGCTTTAGCAAAATTGCATAGTTTATTAGTAGGTGGTGCTTTTTCTGGAAATTTATCACCAAATATAGATAAGGCTGTACAAGATGCTGCTTCAGAGCTTAGAAAAGCAGGAAGTACAGGTGTTGTAGTTACGGGCCTTCAAGATGTAAATGCACAAACGGTTGTTTTAGAAATTAATGAAAAGCTTAATAGTAAGGCATTCAACGCTAAAAAACCTATTAAGACAAGACAAGGAAATGATAAGGCAGTAATGTCTTTAGTTGCTGATATGAAAGCAGGTAAAGTAGGAGCTGTTATTATGAGTGGTGTAAATCCACTTTATACATTGTCTAATACTTCAGATTTTGCTGAAGGATTAAAAAATACAGAATTATCTGTTGCTTTTTCAATGAAAGCAGATGAAACAGCTTCAGCTTCGCAATATATTGCTGCTGCGCCTCACTACTTAGAAAGTTGGGGAGATGTAGAACTGAAAAAAGGTCATTTTGGATTAGTTCAACCAACAATTCGTCCTTTATTCGATACAAAACAATTCCAAGATGCATTATTGCTTTGGAATGGTAAAGATGAAAAGTATAGTGATTATATTAAAACACTTTGGAATTCAGAAATATTAGGAGGAGCATCATTTAACCAAGCGTTACACGATGGTTCTTATATATCTAAAGTTTCAGGAGGTTTAGTTGAAAACACTACTGAAGTTTCAGAAGATAACGTTGAAACAACTTCTGGAAATGCTGCAAGAGCTTTAGCTGCTAGCGCAACTTCAAATGGGATGGAGCTTACTTTATATACTAAAGTAGGAATGGGAGATGGACAACAAGCAAATAATCCATGGCTGCAAGAATTTCCAGATCCAATTACAAGAACTACTTGGGACAACTATTTAACGG includes these proteins:
- a CDS encoding TAT-variant-translocated molybdopterin oxidoreductase, with product MSSNKKYWKSVEELKDSSIVEALKQNEFVNEIPNDEFLGDKETLEASSTTRRDFLKYVGFSTAAASLAACEGPVIKSIPYVVQPDSIIPGVANYYATTIADGFDFASVLVKTREGRPIKIENNNLGTTNGGANARVNASVLGLYDSLRVQGPMKGEAAISWSAFTSETTQKLNALKDSGKQIVLLTQTYASPTTSKLIAEFKEKYGNVNHVVYDAVSESAALDAFQAKYKERGLADYDFSLAATIVAFGADFLGDWQGGGFDSAYSQGRVPTNGKMSRHIQFESNMSLAGANADKRVPLTPSQQKLALAKLHSLLVGGAFSGNLSPNIDKAVQDAASELRKAGSTGVVVTGLQDVNAQTVVLEINEKLNSKAFNAKKPIKTRQGNDKAVMSLVADMKAGKVGAVIMSGVNPLYTLSNTSDFAEGLKNTELSVAFSMKADETASASQYIAAAPHYLESWGDVELKKGHFGLVQPTIRPLFDTKQFQDALLLWNGKDEKYSDYIKTLWNSEILGGASFNQALHDGSYISKVSGGLVENTTEVSEDNVETTSGNAARALAASATSNGMELTLYTKVGMGDGQQANNPWLQEFPDPITRTTWDNYLTVSAADAKALDLVNEHEATGALNGSYADVTVNGTKLTVPVIIQPGQAKGSVGLAFGYGKVAGLKEEMQTGVNAYALYQDFNNIQNVTVTKAAGMHEFACVQLQNTLMGRGDIIKETTLEVFNTKDRTVWNKVPTVSLNHEEVEITSPEVDLWDEFDRSIGHHFNLSIDLNACTGCGACVIACHAENNVPVVGKEEIRRSRDMHWLRIDRYYSSEESFSADDAKKEGFDGLFGDNGSLGGFGELENPADNPQVAFQPVMCQHCNHAPCETVCPVAATSHGRQGQNHMAYNRCVGTRYCANNCPYKVRRFNWFLYNGNDEFDYYMNDDLGRMVINPDVTVRSRGVMEKCSMCIQKTQKTILDAKRDGRVIKDGEFQTACSSACSNGAMVFGDINDKDSKVAKLLEDDRMYHLLESVGTKPNVQYHTKVRNTKA